One window from the genome of Acidobacteriota bacterium encodes:
- a CDS encoding 4'-phosphopantetheinyl transferase superfamily protein: MKERLGWLLQHLEDVPEGDDWLAEGERRVSDALRFAKRRRDWRLGRWTAKRALLGFLAIPGLEPASLEVRAAADGAPEAVRNGVPLPVALSISHSGPCGLCAVAAAPLLLGCDIEKLEERGESLVRDYFTPGEAAYCLGASGETGILRANLVWSAKESVLKALREGLRRDTRSVEVVAGPEADGGCRGWKRWTGSCLESGRRFHGWWRAREGYVLTLASDRETFPEEEAA, encoded by the coding sequence ATGAAAGAAAGGCTGGGCTGGCTCCTGCAGCATCTGGAGGACGTGCCGGAAGGGGACGACTGGCTCGCCGAGGGGGAGCGCCGCGTGTCGGACGCGCTGCGCTTCGCCAAGCGGCGGCGGGACTGGCGCCTGGGCCGCTGGACGGCCAAGCGGGCGCTGCTCGGGTTTCTCGCGATCCCCGGCCTGGAGCCCGCGTCGCTGGAGGTCCGGGCCGCCGCCGACGGTGCGCCCGAAGCGGTTCGAAACGGCGTGCCGCTGCCGGTGGCGCTCTCGATCAGCCACAGCGGCCCGTGCGGGTTGTGCGCGGTCGCCGCGGCGCCGCTCCTCCTCGGGTGCGACATCGAGAAGCTGGAGGAGCGCGGGGAATCGCTGGTCCGGGACTATTTCACCCCCGGGGAGGCCGCCTACTGCCTCGGGGCTTCGGGGGAAACCGGGATTCTGAGGGCCAACCTGGTCTGGAGCGCCAAGGAGAGCGTGCTGAAGGCGCTGCGCGAAGGGCTGCGGCGGGATACGCGCAGCGTGGAGGTGGTCGCCGGGCCGGAAGCGGACGGCGGGTGCCGGGGCTGGAAGCGCTGGACGGGAAGCTGCCTGGAATCGGGGCGCCGCTTCCACGGATGGTGGCGCGCCCGCGAGGGCTACGTCCTGACGCTCGCGTCGGACCGGGAAACCTTCCCGGAAGAGGAGGCCGCATGA
- the serA gene encoding phosphoglycerate dehydrogenase, with protein sequence MKARQSVGAEAGEAPAILLLENIHPVAAESFRAGGAFRVETTAGSPSEDELLGRLGGVQVLGIRSKTRITDRVLEAAPQLIAVGCFCIGTDQVDIEAATRRGVAVFNAPFSNTRSVAELTIAEVVMLARRAAQRSMELHLGRWQKSAAGCMEVRRKTIGIVGYGHIGPQVGLLAESLGMKVVFHDIVRKLALGNARQAADLDELLEAADFVTMHVPDTELTRGMIGREQLARMRPGSYLLNLSRGSVVDIVALCEALRNGHLAGAALDVFPEEPSSSRDPFRSDLCGLDNVILTPHIGGSTEEAQRNIGLEVSGALLDYVQTGSSTGCANLPEVQMPEVADSLRVLNIHKDVPGVLSRVNGLVAGMGVNIKAQSYHTRNGIGYLIMDAERTLSRGIAGEIAALESNIRTRILNG encoded by the coding sequence ATGAAGGCACGACAATCGGTGGGAGCGGAAGCCGGGGAGGCTCCCGCCATCCTCCTCCTCGAAAACATCCACCCGGTCGCCGCGGAGAGTTTCCGGGCCGGCGGCGCTTTCCGGGTGGAGACGACGGCGGGATCCCCCTCTGAAGACGAACTCCTGGGGAGGCTCGGCGGGGTGCAGGTGCTCGGCATCCGCTCCAAGACGCGGATCACGGACAGGGTGCTCGAAGCGGCGCCGCAGCTGATCGCCGTGGGATGTTTCTGCATCGGGACCGACCAGGTGGATATCGAAGCCGCCACGCGCCGCGGGGTCGCCGTCTTCAACGCCCCGTTCAGCAACACCCGCAGCGTCGCCGAGCTGACCATCGCCGAGGTCGTCATGCTGGCCCGGCGGGCGGCGCAACGCTCGATGGAGCTGCACCTCGGGCGCTGGCAGAAATCGGCCGCCGGCTGCATGGAGGTCCGGCGCAAGACGATCGGCATCGTCGGTTACGGCCACATCGGCCCCCAGGTGGGGCTGCTCGCCGAATCGCTCGGCATGAAGGTGGTGTTTCACGACATCGTCAGGAAGCTGGCGCTCGGCAACGCCCGGCAGGCCGCGGACCTCGACGAACTGCTCGAAGCGGCGGACTTCGTCACGATGCACGTGCCCGACACCGAGCTGACGCGGGGGATGATCGGGCGGGAGCAGCTGGCCCGGATGCGCCCGGGGAGCTACCTGCTCAACCTCAGCCGCGGGTCGGTGGTGGACATCGTCGCGCTCTGCGAGGCGCTCCGGAACGGGCACCTGGCCGGGGCCGCGCTCGACGTGTTCCCCGAGGAACCGAGTTCGAGCCGCGACCCCTTCCGGTCCGACCTCTGCGGGCTGGACAACGTGATTTTGACCCCCCATATTGGCGGGAGCACCGAGGAGGCGCAGCGCAACATCGGCCTGGAGGTTTCCGGGGCGCTCCTCGACTATGTCCAGACCGGCAGCTCCACCGGCTGCGCCAACCTCCCCGAGGTGCAGATGCCCGAGGTCGCCGACAGCCTGCGCGTGCTCAACATCCACAAGGACGTCCCGGGCGTCCTCAGCCGCGTCAACGGCCTGGTGGCGGGGATGGGGGTCAACATCAAGGCCCAGTCCTACCATACCCGGAACGGCATCGGGTACCTGATCATGGACGCCGAGCGCACCCTGTCCCGCGGGATCGCGGGCGAGATCGCGGCGCTCGAGAGCAACATCCGCACCCGCATCCTGAACGGCT